The following are from one region of the Ruficoccus sp. ZRK36 genome:
- the ftsH gene encoding ATP-dependent zinc metalloprotease FtsH translates to MSDNSHNDSGSPQKPPSPQGFQPKVYVIWLALIGMILVLMYMYPGDQTGAKPLEINQVLKLAESGEINSMTVKAEPSGGEQWYKIWGEMKNPALAKSADAAKTDEKAAGTPAKPVESSKPTLLDEVENALEGKSTSEKIPAVIPFSAQGRLTDERYNQLISPNNPYEVREEPASTMLQDILVGLLPFLIIIGVLYFLFTRQLRAAGKGAMSFGKSRAKLLTRDKERVVFRDVAGCDEAKEEVSEVVDFLKDPKKFQRIGGRVPKGVLMVGPPGTGKTLLAKAVAGEADVPFFSISGSDFVEMFVGVGAARVRDMFEQGRKNAPCLIFIDEIDAVGRQRGAGLGGGNDEREQTLNSLLVEMDGFDGHEGVIIIAATNRPDVLDSALLRPGRFDRQVMIDLPDLKGREEILKVHAKKIKMSVDVDLVRVARVTAGFSGADLANLLNEAALVAARYDKSEVQMADVEEARDKIAFGRERRKVMDEEDKRATAYHEAGHALVQAVLKDKKRELHKVTILPRGRALGMAMTTPTKEVLGYSKHDLLNLICMAMAGRIGEEIETGDYSNGAASDIKQATNIARSMVCDWGMSELGPVALGDNQEHIFLAKEITRSQNYSDDTARMIDREIRRIIQEQYDRAYQMIQEHKEAHQKVADALLEYETIEGKHVNEILEFGELRSPVITNTPPSSEPSSPEQDKKKPASDKDEGEEMGPSTAPAGMPA, encoded by the coding sequence ATGAGTGATAATTCCCATAACGACTCCGGCTCTCCGCAGAAGCCGCCTTCGCCACAGGGCTTTCAGCCCAAAGTCTATGTGATCTGGCTCGCCCTGATCGGTATGATCCTGGTGCTCATGTACATGTATCCGGGCGATCAGACCGGCGCGAAGCCTCTTGAGATCAATCAGGTGCTTAAGCTGGCCGAGTCCGGCGAGATCAACTCGATGACCGTCAAGGCCGAGCCCAGCGGCGGCGAGCAGTGGTACAAGATCTGGGGCGAGATGAAAAACCCCGCCCTGGCCAAGAGCGCAGACGCTGCCAAGACTGACGAGAAGGCCGCCGGCACACCCGCGAAGCCCGTTGAGTCGTCCAAGCCCACCCTCCTCGACGAGGTTGAGAATGCCCTGGAGGGAAAGAGCACCAGCGAGAAGATCCCCGCGGTGATCCCCTTTAGCGCGCAGGGCCGCCTGACGGACGAACGCTACAACCAGCTCATTTCCCCCAACAATCCCTACGAGGTCCGTGAAGAACCCGCCAGCACCATGCTGCAGGACATCCTCGTCGGGCTGCTCCCCTTCCTGATTATCATCGGGGTGCTTTACTTTCTGTTTACCCGCCAGCTCCGCGCTGCCGGTAAGGGCGCCATGAGCTTTGGAAAAAGTCGCGCCAAGCTCCTCACCCGCGACAAGGAACGCGTCGTCTTCCGCGATGTGGCCGGTTGTGACGAGGCCAAGGAAGAGGTATCCGAAGTCGTTGACTTCCTGAAGGATCCGAAGAAGTTTCAGCGCATTGGTGGTCGCGTCCCCAAGGGCGTCCTGATGGTCGGCCCTCCCGGGACCGGTAAGACCCTGCTGGCCAAGGCCGTCGCCGGTGAGGCCGATGTGCCCTTCTTCAGCATCAGTGGCTCGGACTTTGTGGAGATGTTTGTCGGTGTGGGTGCCGCCCGCGTCCGTGACATGTTTGAACAGGGCCGCAAAAATGCCCCCTGCCTGATCTTTATCGACGAAATCGACGCCGTCGGCCGCCAGCGTGGCGCCGGTCTGGGCGGCGGTAACGACGAGCGCGAGCAGACGCTGAACTCCCTGCTGGTCGAGATGGACGGTTTTGACGGCCACGAAGGGGTCATCATCATCGCTGCCACCAACCGCCCGGACGTGCTCGACAGCGCCCTGCTGCGTCCCGGCCGCTTCGACCGTCAGGTCATGATCGACCTGCCCGACCTCAAGGGCCGCGAAGAGATCCTCAAGGTCCACGCCAAGAAGATCAAAATGTCGGTCGATGTGGACCTGGTGCGCGTGGCCCGCGTGACCGCTGGTTTCTCCGGTGCCGACTTGGCCAACCTTTTAAATGAAGCCGCCCTCGTGGCCGCTCGCTATGACAAATCCGAAGTCCAGATGGCCGACGTTGAGGAGGCCCGCGACAAGATCGCCTTCGGACGCGAGCGCCGCAAGGTCATGGACGAGGAAGACAAGCGTGCCACCGCCTACCATGAGGCCGGTCACGCCCTCGTACAGGCCGTCCTGAAGGACAAAAAGCGCGAACTGCACAAGGTCACCATCCTGCCCCGTGGTCGCGCGCTGGGCATGGCCATGACCACCCCGACGAAGGAAGTTTTAGGCTACTCCAAGCACGACCTGCTCAACCTTATCTGCATGGCTATGGCCGGGCGTATCGGTGAGGAGATCGAGACCGGCGACTATTCCAACGGTGCCGCCAGCGACATCAAGCAGGCCACCAACATCGCCCGCAGCATGGTCTGTGACTGGGGCATGAGCGAGCTCGGCCCTGTCGCCCTCGGCGACAACCAGGAGCATATCTTTTTGGCCAAGGAAATTACCCGCAGCCAGAACTACAGCGACGACACCGCCCGCATGATCGACCGCGAGATCCGCCGTATCATCCAGGAGCAGTACGACCGCGCCTATCAGATGATCCAGGAGCATAAGGAGGCGCACCAGAAGGTCGCCGACGCCCTGCTGGAGTACGAGACGATCGAGGGCAAGCACGTGAACGAGATTCTCGAGTTCGGGGAGCTGCGCTCGCCGGTCATCACGAACACGCCCCCCTCCTCCGAACCTTCTTCCCCCGAGCAGGACAAAAAGAAGCCTGCCTCCGACAAGGACGAAGGCGAGGAAATGGGCCCCAGCACTGCCCCTGCCGGCATGCCCGCTTAG
- the tilS gene encoding tRNA lysidine(34) synthetase TilS, with product MLWPETVKTPLGVGCSGGADSVFLLLAAWLKYGSDLCVLHLNHALRGAESDADAAFVEKLATELGLTFIGQKLESPPVNASEAWLREQRLAFYRKSGCATILLGHHADDVAETMLMRLTRGSGTEGLAAPLPVYHFADGLRLIRPLLETPKADILDALTQNDIPWREDASNATPDYFRNRVREKVLPRLLKAAPGNARAGLRRSHRLLAEDAEALSAWLESLSLEILPGKSLSVKALQGKPPALWRRAVQRWLGANNLLESLTASAVDELLLRLLRGESGSMSAGDGICIVFNNNDLKLDKAPSATPATAWPSVLLHPGATLWLPTGQALRAERVELDTAARQEILAGNISPARCVYLSMEAAALPVLVRQWRDGDRYRPLGAPGSRKLQDVFTDAKIPALERKRLPVVCSPTGDILWIPGLAPAEAAKINTVTQWALRLTYAPH from the coding sequence TTGCTTTGGCCGGAAACTGTCAAGACCCCGCTCGGAGTTGGTTGCTCAGGTGGTGCGGACTCGGTTTTTCTGCTGTTGGCGGCATGGTTGAAATACGGCTCCGACCTATGCGTGCTGCACCTCAACCACGCCTTGCGCGGGGCCGAGTCGGATGCCGATGCTGCATTTGTTGAAAAACTGGCCACAGAGCTCGGGTTGACCTTTATCGGGCAGAAACTTGAGAGCCCGCCTGTCAACGCCTCCGAGGCCTGGCTGCGTGAGCAGCGGCTCGCGTTTTATCGTAAAAGCGGCTGCGCAACGATCCTGCTGGGCCACCACGCCGACGATGTCGCCGAGACGATGCTCATGCGTCTGACAAGGGGCAGCGGCACCGAGGGGCTAGCCGCACCGCTGCCGGTTTACCATTTTGCGGATGGGCTGAGGCTGATTCGCCCACTGCTGGAGACTCCCAAAGCCGACATCCTCGACGCCCTGACCCAAAACGATATCCCTTGGCGCGAGGATGCCAGCAACGCCACCCCCGATTATTTCCGCAACCGCGTCCGCGAAAAGGTCCTTCCCCGGCTGCTGAAAGCCGCACCTGGTAACGCCCGCGCGGGCCTACGGCGCTCCCATCGCTTACTGGCCGAGGATGCCGAGGCCCTCAGCGCATGGCTGGAGAGCCTCAGCCTGGAGATACTTCCCGGTAAATCACTATCAGTCAAAGCCTTGCAAGGAAAGCCACCTGCCCTTTGGCGCAGGGCTGTCCAGCGATGGCTGGGCGCAAACAATCTACTGGAGTCCCTCACCGCCTCCGCAGTGGATGAGCTGTTGTTGCGCCTGTTGCGCGGCGAGTCGGGCTCGATGAGCGCAGGCGACGGTATTTGCATTGTATTTAACAACAACGACTTGAAGCTCGACAAGGCCCCCTCCGCGACTCCGGCCACCGCATGGCCCTCTGTCCTTTTGCATCCGGGTGCTACGCTTTGGCTGCCGACGGGTCAGGCGTTGCGCGCGGAGCGGGTGGAGCTGGATACCGCCGCTCGGCAGGAAATTTTAGCCGGGAATATTAGCCCTGCGCGCTGCGTCTATTTAAGTATGGAGGCTGCGGCGTTGCCGGTTCTCGTCCGCCAGTGGCGAGATGGCGACCGCTACCGCCCGCTGGGGGCACCGGGCTCCCGCAAGCTTCAGGATGTCTTTACGGATGCGAAAATCCCCGCTTTGGAACGAAAACGGCTACCTGTTGTCTGTTCGCCAACCGGTGACATTCTCTGGATTCCCGGCCTGGCACCCGCCGAAGCGGCTAAAATCAACACCGTTACACAATGGGCTCTTCGGTTGACTTACGCCCCGCATTAG
- the serS gene encoding serine--tRNA ligase: MIDIKLLRDDPEGLKQAIARKKFSVEWDAILKLDEERRAAILKAETKRAEQKAASKEVGQFKDKKSPEFQAKLAAMKELADEVKALEATANEVEAQWKSLFLSIPNLPDASVPEGKTEDDNVVAATWGDPKDVSASAVPHWDIPWFSKAIDFERGVKATGAGFPFYVGDMARLVRALISFFLEEARLNGYEEVLPPLMVNAASATATGQLPDKEGQMYHMPVEDFYMIPTAEVPVTNFFRDETFDEAELPVYRCGYTPCFRREAGSWGKHVRGLNRLHQFDKVELVKWVHPDKSFEELEHLRGNAEVILQKLGLPYRVLLMCAGDIGFPHAKQYDLEVWAGGQERWLEVSSCSNFTDFQARRAGIRFRPKGGGKAEIVHTLNGSGLAVPRVLAALLENNLQEDGSVKVPECLQRWTGFETLAPKDK, from the coding sequence ATGATCGACATCAAGCTACTTCGCGACGACCCCGAGGGACTCAAGCAAGCCATCGCCCGTAAGAAATTTTCGGTCGAGTGGGACGCCATTCTCAAGCTCGATGAGGAGCGCCGCGCCGCCATCCTCAAGGCCGAAACCAAACGCGCCGAGCAAAAGGCCGCCAGCAAGGAAGTGGGCCAGTTCAAGGACAAGAAGTCCCCGGAGTTTCAGGCCAAGCTCGCCGCCATGAAAGAGCTGGCCGATGAGGTCAAGGCCCTCGAAGCCACCGCGAACGAAGTCGAGGCTCAGTGGAAATCGCTTTTCCTCTCCATCCCGAACCTGCCCGACGCCAGCGTGCCCGAGGGCAAGACCGAGGACGACAATGTCGTCGCGGCCACCTGGGGCGACCCCAAGGACGTCTCTGCCAGCGCCGTGCCGCACTGGGACATCCCGTGGTTCTCGAAGGCGATCGACTTCGAGCGCGGCGTCAAGGCCACCGGTGCCGGTTTCCCCTTCTATGTCGGTGACATGGCCCGCCTCGTGCGCGCGCTGATCAGCTTCTTCCTGGAAGAGGCCCGCCTCAACGGCTACGAGGAGGTCCTCCCTCCCCTCATGGTCAATGCCGCCAGCGCCACCGCCACGGGCCAGCTCCCGGACAAGGAAGGACAGATGTACCACATGCCGGTCGAGGATTTTTACATGATCCCCACCGCCGAGGTGCCGGTCACGAATTTCTTCCGCGACGAGACCTTTGACGAGGCCGAGCTGCCCGTCTACCGCTGCGGCTACACCCCGTGCTTCCGCCGCGAGGCCGGTAGCTGGGGCAAGCACGTGCGCGGCCTCAACCGCCTGCACCAGTTTGACAAGGTCGAGCTCGTCAAGTGGGTCCACCCGGACAAGAGCTTTGAAGAGCTGGAGCACCTGCGCGGTAACGCCGAGGTCATCCTGCAAAAGCTCGGCCTGCCCTACCGCGTGCTGCTCATGTGCGCCGGGGACATCGGCTTCCCGCACGCAAAGCAGTACGACCTCGAAGTGTGGGCCGGTGGCCAGGAACGGTGGCTCGAAGTGTCCAGCTGCTCGAACTTTACAGACTTCCAGGCCCGCCGCGCCGGTATCCGCTTCCGCCCCAAGGGCGGCGGCAAGGCCGAGATCGTCCATACCCTCAACGGCTCCGGGCTCGCCGTCCCGCGCGTCCTCGCCGCCCTGCTGGAAAACAACCTGCAGGAAGACGGCTCGGTCAAGGTGCCCGAATGCCTCCAACGCTGGACCGGTTTCGAGACCCTCGCCCCCAAGGACAAGTAG
- a CDS encoding thioredoxin family protein, producing MVAVNSTMLPLGTPAPAFHLPDTQGNVVSLEAFDGARAYVVMFICNHCPYVRMLRREIAQLASEYQDKGVALVAINSNDVENYPDDSMDNMRDEVAQQGYSFPYCQDETQDVAKAYRASCTPDFYVFNHERLLVYRGQFDDARPGNGINVTGSDLRAALDAVLDDEEIPDDVQKPSIGCNIKWKPGQEPDYFRK from the coding sequence ATGGTCGCCGTCAACTCTACCATGCTGCCCCTCGGCACACCCGCTCCGGCCTTTCACCTGCCCGACACGCAGGGTAATGTGGTTTCCCTGGAAGCCTTCGATGGGGCGCGCGCCTACGTGGTTATGTTCATCTGCAACCACTGCCCGTATGTGCGCATGCTGCGTCGCGAGATCGCCCAGCTGGCCTCCGAGTATCAGGACAAGGGCGTGGCACTGGTCGCGATCAACAGCAATGACGTGGAGAACTACCCGGACGACAGCATGGACAACATGCGTGATGAAGTCGCTCAGCAGGGCTACAGCTTCCCGTATTGCCAGGACGAGACGCAGGACGTCGCCAAGGCCTACCGGGCCTCGTGCACACCGGACTTTTACGTCTTCAATCACGAGCGTCTGCTGGTGTACCGCGGCCAGTTTGACGACGCTCGTCCCGGCAACGGCATCAACGTGACCGGCTCGGATCTGCGCGCTGCGCTCGATGCTGTGCTCGACGACGAGGAAATCCCCGACGATGTCCAAAAGCCCTCCATCGGCTGCAATATCAAGTGGAAGCCCGGCCAGGAACCGGACTATTTCCGGAAGTAG
- the ovoA gene encoding 5-histidylcysteine sulfoxide synthase: MSTLYTVDTREFARPFSPRLDGSDPEAKREEILNYFHATYDAYEALFETLASPEAYTTRADPLRHPLIFYYGHTAVFFINKLVLGKILDHRLDPKLESLCAVGVDEMSWDDLNEAHYEWPAPEAVKAYRDKARAAIDGLIRSLPLTLPIGWDSPFWIILMGIEHERIHLETSSVLIRQLPLDLVQKHPAWEPARLDTSPPANELLPVPGGTVHMGKSRQQGKFYGWDNEYGSREVEVADFKVSKYLVSNAEFLEFVEDGGYSKQEYWTEEGWNWVTYDGHGMPRFWRHAEDGEWRLRCMLEEIEMPWSWPVETNYLEAKAFCNWKSVQTGQPIRLPTEEEWYGLLDYTGTPDMDGWGDTAPGNLNLNEAASSVPVDRHAFAQGFYDVLGNVWQHTETPIAGFPGFEVHPLYDDFSTPTFDTRHNMIKGGSWISTGNEATRESRYAFRRHFYQHAGFRYVESDAEVVIPDDRYETDPDVVPYCEQHYGPDALGLENYPEKIAQLCLDAVIGRSRGRAMELGCRDALVLAGGDELSGGKGVL; this comes from the coding sequence ATGTCCACTCTCTATACCGTCGATACGCGCGAGTTCGCGCGCCCGTTCTCGCCCCGTCTCGACGGGAGCGACCCCGAAGCCAAACGCGAGGAGATCCTCAACTACTTTCACGCCACCTATGATGCCTACGAGGCGCTTTTTGAGACCCTCGCCAGCCCCGAGGCCTACACCACGCGCGCCGATCCGCTGCGCCACCCGTTGATCTTCTACTACGGGCACACGGCGGTCTTTTTTATCAATAAGCTCGTGCTCGGGAAAATCCTCGACCACCGGCTGGACCCGAAGCTGGAGTCGCTCTGCGCGGTCGGGGTGGACGAAATGAGCTGGGACGACCTCAACGAGGCCCACTACGAGTGGCCCGCGCCCGAGGCGGTCAAGGCCTATCGAGATAAAGCCCGCGCCGCCATTGACGGGCTGATCCGCTCGCTGCCGCTCACCTTGCCCATCGGCTGGGACAGTCCCTTCTGGATCATCCTGATGGGCATCGAGCATGAGCGCATCCACCTGGAGACATCCTCGGTGCTCATCCGGCAACTGCCGCTGGACCTCGTCCAAAAACACCCGGCCTGGGAGCCCGCACGACTCGACACCTCGCCGCCCGCTAACGAGTTGCTACCCGTGCCCGGCGGCACGGTGCATATGGGGAAGTCCCGCCAACAAGGCAAGTTCTACGGCTGGGACAACGAGTACGGCTCACGCGAGGTCGAGGTGGCAGACTTCAAGGTCAGCAAGTATCTCGTCAGCAATGCCGAGTTTCTGGAATTCGTCGAGGACGGTGGCTACTCTAAGCAGGAATACTGGACCGAGGAAGGCTGGAACTGGGTGACCTACGACGGCCATGGGATGCCGCGTTTCTGGCGACACGCCGAGGACGGCGAGTGGCGACTGCGCTGCATGCTGGAGGAGATCGAGATGCCCTGGTCCTGGCCGGTGGAGACGAACTATCTGGAGGCAAAGGCGTTCTGTAACTGGAAGAGCGTCCAGACGGGCCAGCCCATTCGCCTGCCCACCGAGGAGGAGTGGTACGGCCTGCTCGACTACACCGGCACCCCGGATATGGACGGGTGGGGCGACACAGCCCCCGGCAACCTCAACCTGAACGAAGCCGCCTCGTCCGTCCCCGTGGATCGGCATGCCTTCGCACAGGGCTTTTACGATGTCCTGGGGAATGTCTGGCAGCACACCGAAACGCCCATCGCGGGCTTCCCCGGCTTCGAGGTGCACCCGCTCTACGACGACTTTTCGACGCCGACCTTCGACACGCGCCACAACATGATCAAGGGCGGCTCGTGGATATCCACCGGTAATGAGGCTACCCGCGAATCCCGCTACGCCTTTCGGCGGCACTTTTACCAGCACGCCGGTTTCCGCTACGTGGAGTCGGACGCCGAGGTTGTCATCCCTGACGATCGCTACGAGACCGACCCGGATGTGGTCCCGTATTGCGAGCAGCACTACGGCCCCGATGCACTCGGGCTGGAAAACTACCCGGAGAAAATTGCCCAGCTCTGCCTCGACGCGGTGATCGGGCGTTCGCGTGGACGCGCCATGGAGCTCGGCTGCCGAGATGCCCTGGTCCTGGCCGGTGGAGACGAACTATCTGGAGGCAAAGGCGTTCTGTAA
- a CDS encoding putative 4-mercaptohistidine N1-methyltransferase — MPWSWPVETNYLEAKAFCNWKSVQTGQPIRLPTEEEWYGLLDYTGTPDMDGWGDTAPGNLNLNEAASSVPVDRHAFAQGFYDVLGNVWQHTETPIAGFPGFEVHPLYDDFSTPTFDTRHNMIKGGSWISTGNEATRESRYAFRRHFYQHAGFRYVESDAEVVIPDDRYETDPDVVPYCEQHYGPDALGLENYPEKIAQLCLDAVIGRSRGRAMELGCKVGRTAFELAAEFDRVLALDPTARTIRIGVEMTDKGYTQWEIPREGELLDFRQANLQDLGLDGSRGKVEFMQADLSNMKDLYRGFDLILVSNLLERSYNPAKFLETVHERLNEGGLLVIACTNAWSEQFTKKENWIGGYKDATGENVSTRDGLGALLKNFREFREPVNVPQAIRRSGRTWDYAISEVTFWVRDRTGH, encoded by the coding sequence ATGCCCTGGTCCTGGCCGGTGGAGACGAACTATCTGGAGGCAAAGGCGTTCTGTAACTGGAAGAGCGTCCAGACGGGCCAGCCCATTCGCCTGCCCACCGAGGAGGAGTGGTACGGCCTGCTCGACTACACCGGCACCCCGGATATGGACGGGTGGGGCGACACAGCCCCCGGCAACCTCAACCTGAACGAAGCCGCCTCGTCCGTCCCCGTGGATCGGCATGCCTTCGCACAGGGCTTTTACGATGTCCTGGGGAATGTCTGGCAGCACACCGAAACGCCCATCGCGGGCTTCCCCGGCTTCGAGGTGCACCCGCTCTACGACGACTTTTCGACGCCGACCTTCGACACGCGCCACAACATGATCAAGGGCGGCTCGTGGATATCCACCGGTAATGAGGCTACCCGCGAATCCCGCTACGCCTTTCGGCGGCACTTTTACCAGCACGCCGGTTTCCGCTACGTGGAGTCGGACGCCGAGGTTGTCATCCCTGACGATCGCTACGAGACCGACCCGGATGTGGTCCCGTATTGCGAGCAGCACTACGGCCCCGATGCACTCGGGCTGGAAAACTACCCGGAGAAAATTGCCCAGCTCTGCCTCGACGCGGTGATCGGGCGTTCGCGTGGACGCGCCATGGAGCTCGGCTGCAAGGTCGGGCGCACCGCCTTTGAGCTGGCAGCGGAGTTTGATCGCGTGCTCGCGCTCGACCCGACCGCCCGCACGATACGTATCGGTGTGGAGATGACCGACAAGGGCTACACCCAGTGGGAGATCCCCCGCGAGGGCGAGCTGCTGGACTTCCGGCAGGCGAACCTGCAGGACCTCGGGCTGGACGGCTCGCGCGGCAAGGTCGAGTTCATGCAGGCCGACCTCTCAAATATGAAGGACCTGTACCGTGGCTTTGACCTGATCCTCGTCAGCAACCTGTTGGAGCGCTCCTACAACCCGGCCAAGTTCCTCGAAACTGTCCATGAGCGGCTCAACGAAGGCGGACTGCTGGTCATCGCCTGTACAAATGCGTGGAGCGAGCAGTTCACGAAAAAGGAGAACTGGATCGGCGGCTACAAGGACGCCACCGGCGAGAACGTCTCCACCCGTGACGGGTTAGGAGCGCTGCTGAAGAACTTCCGTGAGTTTCGCGAGCCGGTCAACGTGCCGCAGGCGATCCGCCGCAGTGGCCGCACCTGGGACTACGCGATCTCCGAGGTAACCTTCTGGGTGCGTGATCGCACTGGACATTAA
- a CDS encoding RidA family protein — protein sequence MKSIHTDLAPKALGPYSQGISCDGWFYSSGQIALGQDGQMVGEDIETQARQVFANLGAVLGAAGLSFVQVVKVTVYLKDLEDFGKLNAIYAEAFGEHKPARSCVQVARLPKDALVEIEVIATRS from the coding sequence ATGAAAAGCATTCACACCGATCTCGCTCCCAAGGCCCTCGGCCCCTACAGCCAGGGCATCTCCTGCGATGGCTGGTTTTACAGCTCCGGCCAGATTGCGCTCGGGCAGGATGGCCAGATGGTCGGTGAAGACATCGAGACGCAGGCCCGCCAGGTCTTCGCAAACCTCGGTGCCGTGCTGGGAGCCGCTGGCTTGTCATTTGTCCAGGTGGTCAAGGTCACCGTCTATTTGAAGGATCTGGAGGATTTCGGTAAGCTCAACGCTATCTACGCCGAGGCATTCGGTGAGCACAAGCCCGCCCGCTCCTGCGTGCAGGTCGCCCGCCTCCCCAAGGACGCTCTCGTCGAAATCGAAGTCATCGCCACCCGGTCATAG
- a CDS encoding 5-formyltetrahydrofolate cyclo-ligase, protein MNEHPDKKRLRAEVRARRRAMSWQQVRDGSAAICERLNELQLWRDAGTVCVYLSLGNEVITHELVHDALGAKRILIPRSHEGGTMTWHQLYEWEALEPGMYGILEPPPQSPEVDPPCPDLILVPGLAFDREGRRLGHGGGYYDRFLAHTGGAKVALAYDWQVFDHIPHQGHDVHMDAIVTDQQVLRFTTEQCS, encoded by the coding sequence ATGAATGAGCACCCGGATAAAAAACGTTTGCGAGCCGAAGTCCGGGCTCGCCGCCGGGCCATGTCCTGGCAGCAGGTCCGGGACGGCAGTGCGGCGATTTGTGAGCGGCTGAATGAGCTGCAACTGTGGCGGGATGCTGGCACGGTCTGCGTATACCTCTCTCTCGGCAATGAGGTCATCACACACGAGCTTGTGCATGATGCGCTGGGAGCAAAAAGGATTCTCATCCCCCGCTCCCATGAGGGCGGAACCATGACCTGGCATCAGCTCTACGAGTGGGAAGCTCTGGAGCCCGGCATGTATGGCATCCTGGAGCCCCCGCCCCAGAGCCCGGAGGTGGACCCACCCTGCCCGGACCTGATTCTCGTGCCCGGTCTGGCCTTTGACCGCGAAGGGCGACGCCTCGGGCACGGTGGCGGCTACTACGACCGGTTTCTCGCCCATACAGGCGGTGCCAAGGTCGCCCTCGCCTACGACTGGCAGGTCTTTGACCACATCCCCCATCAGGGCCACGACGTCCACATGGACGCTATCGTGACCGATCAGCAGGTGTTGCGCTTTACGACTGAGCAATGCTCATAG
- a CDS encoding adenine phosphoribosyltransferase, whose translation MTEDAIKSNIRTIRNWPKPGINFRDVTTLFENSACFRAVIDRLTEWARTRQLNSVAGIDARGFVLAGALAYNLDLPLILVRKKGKLPAETLSENYTLEYGQATIEVHDTDTIRGQRVLVVDDLLATGGTALAAVRLMRRLGAEQVDFATIINLCELPGRQLLENAGIHTFALCSFNETE comes from the coding sequence ATGACCGAAGACGCGATTAAGTCAAACATCCGCACCATCCGAAATTGGCCCAAGCCCGGCATTAATTTTCGGGACGTTACCACGCTGTTCGAGAACTCGGCCTGCTTCCGTGCGGTCATCGACCGCCTGACAGAGTGGGCACGCACCCGCCAGCTGAATAGCGTGGCCGGGATTGACGCGCGCGGCTTCGTCCTGGCGGGCGCTCTGGCCTATAACCTGGACCTGCCGCTCATCCTCGTGCGCAAGAAGGGCAAGCTCCCCGCTGAGACTCTGAGCGAAAACTATACCCTTGAGTATGGCCAGGCCACGATCGAGGTCCACGACACGGACACCATCCGCGGTCAGCGCGTGCTGGTGGTGGACGACCTTCTCGCCACCGGCGGGACAGCTCTGGCCGCCGTACGTCTGATGCGTCGCCTTGGTGCTGAGCAGGTGGACTTTGCCACCATCATCAACCTCTGCGAATTGCCGGGCCGCCAGCTCCTCGAGAACGCGGGTATCCACACCTTTGCCCTGTGCAGCTTTAACGAAACCGAGTAG
- the orn gene encoding oligoribonuclease has product MDDKNGTFFWLDLEMTGLDPQSDRILEAAWILTDKDFNELATGDTAVYQPAEVLANMNEWCKKTHGESGLVDRVASGIGEDELDDKLAECAAKYFGPDPILLAGNSIGQDRKFVDRYLPKFSSKLHYRMLDVSSFKVVFQTCYGKNFDKKGTHRALDDIRESMGELRYYLGFMQP; this is encoded by the coding sequence ATGGACGATAAGAACGGCACTTTTTTCTGGCTCGATCTGGAGATGACCGGGCTCGACCCGCAGTCCGACCGCATCCTCGAAGCGGCCTGGATTCTCACCGACAAGGACTTCAACGAGCTGGCGACCGGTGACACCGCTGTCTATCAGCCGGCCGAGGTCCTCGCCAACATGAACGAGTGGTGCAAGAAAACCCACGGCGAGAGCGGCCTGGTGGATCGCGTCGCCAGTGGAATCGGTGAGGATGAGCTCGACGACAAACTCGCCGAATGCGCCGCGAAATACTTTGGCCCCGACCCGATCCTGCTGGCCGGGAACTCCATCGGCCAGGATCGCAAGTTCGTAGATCGCTACCTGCCGAAGTTCTCCTCAAAGCTGCACTACCGCATGCTTGACGTGAGCAGCTTCAAGGTCGTCTTCCAGACCTGCTACGGAAAAAACTTCGACAAGAAAGGCACCCACCGGGCCCTCGACGACATTCGCGAGTCCATGGGCGAACTGCGCTACTATCTCGGCTTCATGCAGCCCTAA